The Coprobacillus cateniformis DNA window CAACTTATACAAATCAATCAAAATGGATAAGTGGCGAAAAAGCGAGAAAACAAGTACATCAATTCAGGCATAAGGTTACTGCGATCATGGTAGGAGTGAATACCGTTATTCAAGATGACCCTTTACTGACATGCCGATTAGAAAACGGGGAAAATCCTATTCGTATCGTATGTGATACAGATTTAAGAACACCCATTACATCAAAAATTATCAAAACAGCGAATGACATTAAAACATATATCGCTACTTCTTCTATTGATGAAAGTAAGATTGCTCTTTACAGAAAATGTGGTTGTGAAATTATTTATACGAAGAAAAAAGGTAATCATATTGACTTAATGAATTTAATGCAATGTTTAGGAAATATGCAGATAGACAGTCTACTTTTAGAGGGTGGAAGTGCAATGAATTGGAGTGCTCTTGAGCAACAGATTGTTGATGAGGTGCAAATTTATATAGCACCTAAAATATTTGGTGGGAGTGCAAAAAGCCCTGTAAGTGGTCAAGGTGTTGCTTTTCCTAATGACGCCATTATGCTTAAACCATATGCTTTTTCTCAAGTGGGAAATGATTATTTCATAGAAAGCGAAGTGATTTATCCATGTTTACAGGAATAATAGAAGAAATCGGTAAAGTAGAAAGAATACAGAAAGATACTTGTAACTGTAAACTATCCATTAAAGCTTCAAAAATATTAGAGGATATACATTTAGGCGACAGCATAGCAGTCAATGGTATCTGCCTTACAGTTACTTGTTTCACTCGACAATCTTTTACAGTTGATGTGATGAATGAAACATGGAACAGAACGGCTCTTAGCCTGTTAAGACATGGAAGCCTTGTGAATTTAGAAAGAGCTATGCCTATGAATGG harbors:
- the ribD gene encoding bifunctional diaminohydroxyphosphoribosylaminopyrimidine deaminase/5-amino-6-(5-phosphoribosylamino)uracil reductase RibD, which encodes MSDTEYMKLAIKLAKKGAGYVNPNPMVGAVIVKDNRIIGQGYHEIFGGLHAERNALKNCRESPVGATLYVTLEPCCHYGKTPPCTEAIIKSGITRVVVGTLDCNPIVSGKGVKVLEENNIQVVIGILEMECQQLIKVFRKYVTRHIPYVFMKYAMTMDGKIATYTNQSKWISGEKARKQVHQFRHKVTAIMVGVNTVIQDDPLLTCRLENGENPIRIVCDTDLRTPITSKIIKTANDIKTYIATSSIDESKIALYRKCGCEIIYTKKKGNHIDLMNLMQCLGNMQIDSLLLEGGSAMNWSALEQQIVDEVQIYIAPKIFGGSAKSPVSGQGVAFPNDAIMLKPYAFSQVGNDYFIESEVIYPCLQE